One stretch of Ictalurus punctatus breed USDA103 chromosome 5, Coco_2.0, whole genome shotgun sequence DNA includes these proteins:
- the LOC108265758 gene encoding receptor-type tyrosine-protein phosphatase beta isoform X4, translating into MRIRTYPRAHILQKFHAHCQSLAANGNAGYQREFEELCDNAKEFSCRAGELDANKNKNRYPFILPYDHCRVKLSLLESQPHSDYINASYVPGGCTEHDFICTQAPLPSTMADFWRMVWEQNVQVIIMMTALKESDKVLCNQYWPPERGTGCYGALQVTTMSRHHGPYCYITTIHLRQHGSPTDRHITHYYYPGWPDQGVPKDHTSLSNFTEHVRKLLDDIPRLGPTVVHCSAGIGRSGTFVAILWLMQLCARGIPPDVHLAVRDLRRHRVLMVQNVEQYILVHQCLLHWLAGNTERPKTRNTVVHFQAAQPQTDRQSRRERKKQRRNSGHTHRPESTHSSLQVSHTPQPQHTAWQSLRDSLHAFNPGKLLQRIMPPSSQLTNSQTQL; encoded by the exons GATAAGAACATATCCAAGAGCACACATTCTGCAGAAGTTCCATGCACATTGTCAGTCTCTTGCGGCCAACGGCAATGCAGGATATCAAAGGGAATTTGAG GAGCTGTGTGACAATGCAAAGGAGTTCTCATGCAGGGCTGGAGAGCTGGAtgccaataaaaacaaaaacagatatcCTTTCATTTTACCCT ATGACCACTGCAGAGTTAAGCTGTCTTTATTAGAGTCACAACCACACTCAGACTACATCAATGCCAGCTATGTGCCT GGCGGCTGTACAGAACATGACTTCATCTGTACTCAGGCTCCTTTGCCATCAACAATGGCTGATTTCTGGCGCATGGTCTGGGAGCAAAATGTGCAGGTTATCATCATGATGACAGCACTAAAAGAGAGTGACAAG GTGCTGTGTAATCAGTACTGGCCTCCTGAGAGAGGCACTGGCTGTTATGGGGCTCTGCAGGTCACCACCATGTCCCGTCATCATGGTCCATATTGCTACATCACCACCATCCACCTACGACAG CATGGCAGCCCTACAGATAGACACATAACGCATTACTACTACCCTGGCTGGCCTGATCAGGGTGTTCCAAAGGACCACACCTCTCTCAGCAACTTCACTGAGCATGTGCGGAAGCTGCTGGATGATATTCCACGCTTAGGCCCCACAGTCGTTCACTGCAG TGCAGGCATAGGTCGCTCTGGAACATTTGTAGCAATACTGTGGTTGATGCAACTCTGTGCAAGGGGGATTCCGCCTGATGTACATCTCGCTGTCCGAGACCTGCGCAGACACAGAGTGTTGATGGTGCAAAATGTG gagCAATACATACTTGTGCATCAGTGTCTACTTCACTGGCTAGCTGGGAACACGGAGAGACCAAA GACCCGGAATACTGTGGTGCATTTCCAGGCAGCACAGCCACAAACAGACAGGCAATCCAGAAGGGAACGGAAAAAGCAGAGGAGAAATTCTGGCCATACACACCGCCCTGAGTCCACTCACTCCTCTCTTCAAGTGTCACACACCCCCCAGCCTCAGCACACAGCATGGCAATCCCTACGGGATTCCCTGCACGCTTTTAACCCTGGAAAACTCCTGCAGAGGATAATGCCTCCGTCTTCCCAACTCACCAACTCACAAACACAACTGTAg
- the LOC108265758 gene encoding receptor-type tyrosine-protein phosphatase beta isoform X1: MYSKSLRTHAPYANTTLFFFIFKSDCSLRTFTSRTFPVRIRTYPRAHILQKFHAHCQSLAANGNAGYQREFEELCDNAKEFSCRAGELDANKNKNRYPFILPYDHCRVKLSLLESQPHSDYINASYVPGGCTEHDFICTQAPLPSTMADFWRMVWEQNVQVIIMMTALKESDKVLCNQYWPPERGTGCYGALQVTTMSRHHGPYCYITTIHLRQHGSPTDRHITHYYYPGWPDQGVPKDHTSLSNFTEHVRKLLDDIPRLGPTVVHCSAGIGRSGTFVAILWLMQLCARGIPPDVHLAVRDLRRHRVLMVQNVEQYILVHQCLLHWLAGNTERPKTRNTVVHFQAAQPQTDRQSRRERKKQRRNSGHTHRPESTHSSLQVSHTPQPQHTAWQSLRDSLHAFNPGKLLQRIMPPSSQLTNSQTQL; encoded by the exons GATAAGAACATATCCAAGAGCACACATTCTGCAGAAGTTCCATGCACATTGTCAGTCTCTTGCGGCCAACGGCAATGCAGGATATCAAAGGGAATTTGAG GAGCTGTGTGACAATGCAAAGGAGTTCTCATGCAGGGCTGGAGAGCTGGAtgccaataaaaacaaaaacagatatcCTTTCATTTTACCCT ATGACCACTGCAGAGTTAAGCTGTCTTTATTAGAGTCACAACCACACTCAGACTACATCAATGCCAGCTATGTGCCT GGCGGCTGTACAGAACATGACTTCATCTGTACTCAGGCTCCTTTGCCATCAACAATGGCTGATTTCTGGCGCATGGTCTGGGAGCAAAATGTGCAGGTTATCATCATGATGACAGCACTAAAAGAGAGTGACAAG GTGCTGTGTAATCAGTACTGGCCTCCTGAGAGAGGCACTGGCTGTTATGGGGCTCTGCAGGTCACCACCATGTCCCGTCATCATGGTCCATATTGCTACATCACCACCATCCACCTACGACAG CATGGCAGCCCTACAGATAGACACATAACGCATTACTACTACCCTGGCTGGCCTGATCAGGGTGTTCCAAAGGACCACACCTCTCTCAGCAACTTCACTGAGCATGTGCGGAAGCTGCTGGATGATATTCCACGCTTAGGCCCCACAGTCGTTCACTGCAG TGCAGGCATAGGTCGCTCTGGAACATTTGTAGCAATACTGTGGTTGATGCAACTCTGTGCAAGGGGGATTCCGCCTGATGTACATCTCGCTGTCCGAGACCTGCGCAGACACAGAGTGTTGATGGTGCAAAATGTG gagCAATACATACTTGTGCATCAGTGTCTACTTCACTGGCTAGCTGGGAACACGGAGAGACCAAA GACCCGGAATACTGTGGTGCATTTCCAGGCAGCACAGCCACAAACAGACAGGCAATCCAGAAGGGAACGGAAAAAGCAGAGGAGAAATTCTGGCCATACACACCGCCCTGAGTCCACTCACTCCTCTCTTCAAGTGTCACACACCCCCCAGCCTCAGCACACAGCATGGCAATCCCTACGGGATTCCCTGCACGCTTTTAACCCTGGAAAACTCCTGCAGAGGATAATGCCTCCGTCTTCCCAACTCACCAACTCACAAACACAACTGTAg
- the LOC108265758 gene encoding receptor-type tyrosine-protein phosphatase beta isoform X3, producing the protein MATMVLTGRFRSFPSICIATIRIRTYPRAHILQKFHAHCQSLAANGNAGYQREFEELCDNAKEFSCRAGELDANKNKNRYPFILPYDHCRVKLSLLESQPHSDYINASYVPGGCTEHDFICTQAPLPSTMADFWRMVWEQNVQVIIMMTALKESDKVLCNQYWPPERGTGCYGALQVTTMSRHHGPYCYITTIHLRQHGSPTDRHITHYYYPGWPDQGVPKDHTSLSNFTEHVRKLLDDIPRLGPTVVHCSAGIGRSGTFVAILWLMQLCARGIPPDVHLAVRDLRRHRVLMVQNVEQYILVHQCLLHWLAGNTERPKTRNTVVHFQAAQPQTDRQSRRERKKQRRNSGHTHRPESTHSSLQVSHTPQPQHTAWQSLRDSLHAFNPGKLLQRIMPPSSQLTNSQTQL; encoded by the exons atggccacaatggtgcttactggaagattcagaagttttccATCAATATGTAtagcaacaataag GATAAGAACATATCCAAGAGCACACATTCTGCAGAAGTTCCATGCACATTGTCAGTCTCTTGCGGCCAACGGCAATGCAGGATATCAAAGGGAATTTGAG GAGCTGTGTGACAATGCAAAGGAGTTCTCATGCAGGGCTGGAGAGCTGGAtgccaataaaaacaaaaacagatatcCTTTCATTTTACCCT ATGACCACTGCAGAGTTAAGCTGTCTTTATTAGAGTCACAACCACACTCAGACTACATCAATGCCAGCTATGTGCCT GGCGGCTGTACAGAACATGACTTCATCTGTACTCAGGCTCCTTTGCCATCAACAATGGCTGATTTCTGGCGCATGGTCTGGGAGCAAAATGTGCAGGTTATCATCATGATGACAGCACTAAAAGAGAGTGACAAG GTGCTGTGTAATCAGTACTGGCCTCCTGAGAGAGGCACTGGCTGTTATGGGGCTCTGCAGGTCACCACCATGTCCCGTCATCATGGTCCATATTGCTACATCACCACCATCCACCTACGACAG CATGGCAGCCCTACAGATAGACACATAACGCATTACTACTACCCTGGCTGGCCTGATCAGGGTGTTCCAAAGGACCACACCTCTCTCAGCAACTTCACTGAGCATGTGCGGAAGCTGCTGGATGATATTCCACGCTTAGGCCCCACAGTCGTTCACTGCAG TGCAGGCATAGGTCGCTCTGGAACATTTGTAGCAATACTGTGGTTGATGCAACTCTGTGCAAGGGGGATTCCGCCTGATGTACATCTCGCTGTCCGAGACCTGCGCAGACACAGAGTGTTGATGGTGCAAAATGTG gagCAATACATACTTGTGCATCAGTGTCTACTTCACTGGCTAGCTGGGAACACGGAGAGACCAAA GACCCGGAATACTGTGGTGCATTTCCAGGCAGCACAGCCACAAACAGACAGGCAATCCAGAAGGGAACGGAAAAAGCAGAGGAGAAATTCTGGCCATACACACCGCCCTGAGTCCACTCACTCCTCTCTTCAAGTGTCACACACCCCCCAGCCTCAGCACACAGCATGGCAATCCCTACGGGATTCCCTGCACGCTTTTAACCCTGGAAAACTCCTGCAGAGGATAATGCCTCCGTCTTCCCAACTCACCAACTCACAAACACAACTGTAg
- the LOC108265758 gene encoding receptor-type tyrosine-protein phosphatase beta isoform X2, translating into MTASRRFLYEEINRLQYSGVILAHSSKHIVFKSCSVGFQSGDGLGHSNALIFFSLQPIESFLCCMLWIVVLLEVHPHLIFIILVDGSRFFSGIFWIRTYPRAHILQKFHAHCQSLAANGNAGYQREFEELCDNAKEFSCRAGELDANKNKNRYPFILPYDHCRVKLSLLESQPHSDYINASYVPGGCTEHDFICTQAPLPSTMADFWRMVWEQNVQVIIMMTALKESDKVLCNQYWPPERGTGCYGALQVTTMSRHHGPYCYITTIHLRQHGSPTDRHITHYYYPGWPDQGVPKDHTSLSNFTEHVRKLLDDIPRLGPTVVHCSAGIGRSGTFVAILWLMQLCARGIPPDVHLAVRDLRRHRVLMVQNVEQYILVHQCLLHWLAGNTERPKTRNTVVHFQAAQPQTDRQSRRERKKQRRNSGHTHRPESTHSSLQVSHTPQPQHTAWQSLRDSLHAFNPGKLLQRIMPPSSQLTNSQTQL; encoded by the exons atgacagcttcaagacgcttcctgtatgaagaaattaatcggctgcagtattcaggtgtgattttggcccattcttctaaacatattgtctttaaatcttgttcagttggattccaGTCGGGTGAtggactgggccattctaatgccttgatttttttctctctgcaaccaattgagagtttcctttgctgtatgctttggatcgttgtcctgctggaagtccacccacatctcatcttcatcatcctggtggatggcagcagattttTCTCAGGAATCTTCTG GATAAGAACATATCCAAGAGCACACATTCTGCAGAAGTTCCATGCACATTGTCAGTCTCTTGCGGCCAACGGCAATGCAGGATATCAAAGGGAATTTGAG GAGCTGTGTGACAATGCAAAGGAGTTCTCATGCAGGGCTGGAGAGCTGGAtgccaataaaaacaaaaacagatatcCTTTCATTTTACCCT ATGACCACTGCAGAGTTAAGCTGTCTTTATTAGAGTCACAACCACACTCAGACTACATCAATGCCAGCTATGTGCCT GGCGGCTGTACAGAACATGACTTCATCTGTACTCAGGCTCCTTTGCCATCAACAATGGCTGATTTCTGGCGCATGGTCTGGGAGCAAAATGTGCAGGTTATCATCATGATGACAGCACTAAAAGAGAGTGACAAG GTGCTGTGTAATCAGTACTGGCCTCCTGAGAGAGGCACTGGCTGTTATGGGGCTCTGCAGGTCACCACCATGTCCCGTCATCATGGTCCATATTGCTACATCACCACCATCCACCTACGACAG CATGGCAGCCCTACAGATAGACACATAACGCATTACTACTACCCTGGCTGGCCTGATCAGGGTGTTCCAAAGGACCACACCTCTCTCAGCAACTTCACTGAGCATGTGCGGAAGCTGCTGGATGATATTCCACGCTTAGGCCCCACAGTCGTTCACTGCAG TGCAGGCATAGGTCGCTCTGGAACATTTGTAGCAATACTGTGGTTGATGCAACTCTGTGCAAGGGGGATTCCGCCTGATGTACATCTCGCTGTCCGAGACCTGCGCAGACACAGAGTGTTGATGGTGCAAAATGTG gagCAATACATACTTGTGCATCAGTGTCTACTTCACTGGCTAGCTGGGAACACGGAGAGACCAAA GACCCGGAATACTGTGGTGCATTTCCAGGCAGCACAGCCACAAACAGACAGGCAATCCAGAAGGGAACGGAAAAAGCAGAGGAGAAATTCTGGCCATACACACCGCCCTGAGTCCACTCACTCCTCTCTTCAAGTGTCACACACCCCCCAGCCTCAGCACACAGCATGGCAATCCCTACGGGATTCCCTGCACGCTTTTAACCCTGGAAAACTCCTGCAGAGGATAATGCCTCCGTCTTCCCAACTCACCAACTCACAAACACAACTGTAg